AAGTCAGCGATCATCACGCTATCATCCCTACCGGTGAAGCCGTATCTTTGGCCGCATTAAGTGCGGATGAGCGCCGTTTGTATGACTTAATTGTCCGCAGGTTCCTGGCACTGTTCTACGGGCCTTGCCGATATGATGAAACGAAGCTTACCATTGACATCGCCGGTGAGAAGCTTTACGCCTCCGGTAAAGTGATCAAACAAGCTGGTTGGAAGGAAGTCTACGGAGCTAGCGACTTCTCCGACCCGGACCGTGAGGAGGCAGAAGCGGACGACGAGCCAACCCAGCTGCTGCCGCAGGTTAAAGCTGGAGACCCGCTGCCAGTCAAAGGCAGCCGGCAGCTTAACCGGCAAACAAAGCCGCCAGGAAGATACACCGAGGCCTCCCTGCTGTCACAGATGGAGAAGCACAATCTCGGGACCCCGGCAACGCGCGCCGATATTATCGAGAAGCTGGTGTCTTCCGATACCATCGAGCGTCAAGGCTCTCAGCTGCTGCCAACCGGCAAAGGAGCTCAGCTTATTGAATTAGCCTCCGAGGAGCTGCGCTCACCAGAGCTAACGGCCGAATGGGAGCAGGAATTAGAGCGGATTGCCAAAGGCAAGGGAAGCATGGAGCAATTCCTCAGCGGAATCCGCAAGAAGGCAGCCGAGCTGGTGAGCGAAGTAAAAATGAGCTCGGCCAATTACAAGCCGCATAACCTCACTCACAGCAAGTGCCCGGAATGCGGAGAATTCCTGCAAGAGATCAAAGGAAAACGCGGCAAATATTTGACTTGCTCGAGTCGGGAATGCTCCTATAGACGGGAGGCTGACGGACAGCTCAGCAACCGCCGATGCCCGCAATGTCACAAGAAGATGGAGATTCACACCGGAAAAGCAGGGAAATATTTTCAATGCCGTCCCTGCAATGTCGTGGAAAAGCTCGATACCGAATCGGGAGGCGGCGGTGGTAGTCGCCGTGCATCCGCCAAGGCCAACAAGCAGCTTATCCAGAAGTATTCGGATAATACAAGCGTAGGCAACAGCTTGGCTGATAAATTGCGGGCGGCCATGCAGCAAAACCAAGAATAGTGCAGCCAAGCCAAGACTAATGCAGCAAGCCATACACAACGCAGGCCTAACAGCAAGGCAATAGAGTATAGAACGCACAAAACGGTTTTAGCGACAGCAAATCTTAAACTGTGAGCACACTGTAAACACAAGACTGTCTTAGCCAAAGCAAGACTCAACAAGTAAGCCCCTGCCTATTAAAGCTCAATAGGCAGGGGCTTACTTGTTGCATTTTATATGTACAGTCCACCGCAGATCGTACCTAGGCGGTAGTCCTTGTTCCTTTGACAGCAAGCTCCAGCTCTTCTACGCTAGTGATCCCCAAGTTGATCAGCGCTTCTCCCGGCTCCATGTGAAGGCTAGCTAGAAGGCTCATGCTGGAATTAGGCACAAGGGAGCTTTTAAACTCATGGAACAGAACTGCGTTATAATGCTTCAAAACGGTCATAAATTCAACGGTCGGCGGAACGAATGTGCGTATTTCTGAAGCCTTCCAAAAGAAGTCCCTCACATGAAGAATATCAGCACCCGTACGGTTCAGCTTGCGAATCATCTCAAAAAATTCATCAATTAATTCCTGCCTGCCAGCTGACATGACATCCTCTCCATTTCGATCTGAGCATACTAATTCATCGTTCTAGCTGTTACATGGATAAGCATATCATAAATAGTGCTGCAGTTCTATTGCATTTAAGCATAGGCACTTCTGTGTTCGAAAGAAAAATACCCTGACTCAAGTCGTCAGGGTTTGGAGCGTATGAAGTAGTTCTCCAGGCGCATTCACTAGATAGTCCGGATTGCCTCTTCGAAGTAAGGAAGGCGCATCATAGCCCCAAGTTACGGCAATAATGGGAACTCCGAGCTTTTTGCACGCTTCAATATCTCGAAGCTCATCACCCACATACACAATTCGAGAAGCAGGCACTCCCCATCTCTTCATAATGCTTTTGATCGAGTGATGTTTGCCATGCAAATGCTTCGCTGATACGACTTCATCAAACGCGCTATCCATTCGATTCTGTTTCAGCAGCTGTTTTATGTTACTGGTGGAATTGGAGGAAAGGATTGAAATCTTGTGTCCACTTGATGCAAGTCGGCCGATCACTTCCTTCATACCGGGTACAACCTGAAGAAAACGAAGATTGTCCTGGTAACGACGCCTTCCGGTCAAAATCAGCTTCGGAATTTGCAGGGCAGGCACCCCTAGCCAATGTACTCTTTCCGATATCGACAAGCTGCGGAGCATAACCAGGTCGCTGTTACGAATTTTCCGAAACCGGTTCTCTTCTGCGATCTCATTATAAAGCTTTACCAG
This genomic window from Paenibacillus hexagrammi contains:
- a CDS encoding HAD-IA family hydrolase; this encodes MSKHVLFDFDGTLVDSRALLVKLYNEIAEENRFRKIRNSDLVMLRSLSISERVHWLGVPALQIPKLILTGRRRYQDNLRFLQVVPGMKEVIGRLASSGHKISILSSNSTSNIKQLLKQNRMDSAFDEVVSAKHLHGKHHSIKSIMKRWGVPASRIVYVGDELRDIEACKKLGVPIIAVTWGYDAPSLLRRGNPDYLVNAPGELLHTLQTLTT